The region aagtcctgactcccaggcctacACCCACCTGTGTGTCAACTCTTGCCTGTTTACCAGAGACCCTTCATCATACACCATGGACCACGGTGGGCTCTGGTGGGAATGGCCACATTGGCACTGCTGCCCCCCCAACATTTCAGGACGGGCAGGGCACAGAATGGTGGAACTGTAGAAAAGAAATGTGACCCCTCTGTTGCTATGAGGGTTGTGCTGGGTTTGGGAGGGGATTTGGGCAGAGCAGTTGGGGAAGACGCGGCTTACACATTACTAAGAGCTAGAAGTAGGTAGAGAAAAGCCAGATCCCCATGTGCCAGggtatgggagaggaggcagCCATCACCTCCCTGGTGCTTTTGCTGTGAGTGCCGATGGGGAAGTGTGTATATCACCATCCTGTCTCCAAACACCAGAGTTTGCTCAGGGAAGACCCAGCCCTGGCAGCTCTTTCTGCAGAGgaaagtgggggttggggggtgtccTTTTTCACTCAGGGAGGCTGCTATGCCGTGGACGCATCATCGCTTGGCTTCCTCAGTCACCATGTCCGACAGCCCCGTcgagggctgggggttgggctgaACCGCCTGCACCGtctcctccaggctgctgctagGGAACACCACGTAGCGGGCACTCACATTGCAGGACGTGAGCTCACGCAGGTTCTCTTTGCTGTGCCAGATGCCGTAACCAAAGTACACCAGGAGGCCTGTTGCAGCAGAGAGAGTTTGCTTTAGCAGTAAGGCAAAAGAGCTTGGAGGAGAGGAGCATAACTAAGTAGTGTCTGGCTCAGCCAAGGCAGGAGGGAGAGACCCCCGATGTGTGCGATGGAGACTGACTAGGAAAGAAAGGGAGAATGAAAGCGGGCCCAATGCCAATGCTGCAGGgccccaccagccccagcccacctaCTCAACCAACTGGCATTTGCCATGGCCCATTGTCTATGGTCCTTCCACCAGTTTCAGACCATGTGACAGTATCACTTCCCTTCTCTTTATAATGGCCCTGACCAGTGTAGTATCCACACAACTTGCTGGCGAGTTAAAAACCAAAGCCCCAACAGGCCACTGGCCTGATTTCCCTTCTTACTTCCCCAGACCAGCCAGGGCCATTTCACTGATTTTTAGTTTTTTAACCCAAGacaattttaattcattttcccACTGACAGCCAGATGCATTTTATCAAACACTTGGCCTACAACTCCCTTGCCTAGCATCACCATGGATGTCAACCAGCTCCTCAGCTTAGAATGGGCCTGCTTCTCAGGAGAGTTAACATCACTGATTAGCCAAACTCCTGAACTCACCTAGGATCAACCAGATGGAGAATCGAAGCCATGTCATGTAGCTCAGCTTCAGCATGAGATAGATGTTCAGGAGAATGCTCAGCGCAGGAGTGAGTGGCACAAGTGGTATCTGCAAGGGAAAGAGCAACCAGTGACCAGGAGAGACCACACCTACGACAGTCACAACTAAGGCTGACCTCACACATTCAAAGGACACTGAAGTGTGGACAACTGCTGAGAAAAATTCTTCAAATGTTGTTGACCTACGACCTCTCCCTTGCTTGCAATGAGTATAATGATATAGGGGTATATGATTGACCTTGATGTTTTGCTTATTAGGTTGAAACAGACATGGGGGGCAAGCAGGTGAACATAagtaattggtttcagagtagcagccgtgttagtctgtattcgcaaaaagaaaaggagtacttgtggcaccttagagactagcaaatttatttgagcataagctacagctgtagctcacgaaagcttagtactccttttctttataagtAATTGGGTTACCAGGTTTGCTAGATTAAGGATTTGTTGTAGGAGACCTAATAGAAGTAGTTACACTAAAGGCTGGGTTTTAGTTATGATAGTATAGGCCTAGAGGAATATAACTTTAGGTCCTAGTTTTGCACTCCTATTCACAGAAGGTAAGCAGGAGACCATGAAAGGGACAGGGCAAGATTTCTGAAGAAGGGAGTTCAGGGTGTGTTTGGTCTTTAGGTTACCAGACACTAGGTAGGTAGTTAGACCACACTGCTGCATAGGAGTTGTTAGGAAATAACTGAGAAAGGATTGATGCAAATAgttaatattagggctgtcaaactattaaaaatactaattgcaattgcagttttaattgcactgttaaacactaGAATATTAATTTAAGTTTATTATAAACATTTTggacgtttttctacattttcaaatatattgatttcaattacacagaatacaaagtgtacagtgctcactatgttattttttattacaaatatttgcactggaaaGAGATAAACAAACGATCTTGCTTCAACTTGTAGACTGCACTAAGGGGCATATGAAGGTTTAGcttatctggcacataaataccttccaaccctggctacaacagtgccacatgaacgcctgttcttactttcaggtgacattgtaaataagaatcatgcagcattatctcttgtatCTCATttctctgagcgattggctgaacaagtaggaggactgagtagacttgtagacactaaagttttccattgttttattttttagtgcagttattttaaaaaattctatgtttgtaagttgtactttcaagataaagagattatactacagtacttttatgaggtgaattgaaaaatactatcttttgtttatctttttttacaatgcaaatatttaataaaaatataaattgagcactgtacacttcgtgtgctgtgttgtaattgaaatccatatGTTTGAAAAACATAGATCAGCATCAAAAAATTTAAATTGGCATTCTATTACTGTTTACCGGagtaattaaaactgtgattaattgtgattaattttttaaatcgagttaatttgttttgagttaatcacttgagtGAACTGTAactaattaatattaattatgctTAATTTTGGACATTCAGAGATGGAGATGAAGGTGTCAGatgtagaagagctctgtgtaactcaaaaacttgtctctctcaccaacagaagttggtccaataaaagaaaagcCTGCACTTTAGCCACAAGCCCAGCCTTCCTCTCTACTGCAGACATTATTGTGCATGGGCCACTCCAACCTCCCCCAGACCACAGCAAGCAATGAGAATGAAATGGGCAGATGGCTACCTGAAAGGTCTGGGTGCTCTGCTGTTGCTCATGGACCCAAATGAGAAGCATGCTGAGCAGAAATCCCAGgctgaagagcagcagcagcagggagtagCTCCAGATGGGTAGATGAAGATGGGTGTTGCCAAATACCAAGATGGAGCACAGGCATATGGCAGACACCATCAAGGTAACCACGGCAATGGTGACCACCTCCCCAGGATGGAAGTCGCTGAGGAACTCCAGGTAGGGCTCGAAAGCTGCCTTCAGCTTCCCTGGCTCCCGGTGCACTTTGGCTTTGTACGTGCCCACCAGCTGCAGCTTGTCCGAAAAGGATTCATATTCCTTTAGCTCACTGGGGCCAGTCCCTTCGTTGGGCCCAGGACTGGGCTGGCTCCTGGCAGGCTGAGGGGGAGCTGCCGATTTCTCCTGCTGAAAGCGCAGCACAACAATGCTGGCTGCCACGAAGGTGTAAGCCAGCAGAGTGCCAATGGACAGGAACTGCACCAGGGCCTCCAGGTCGAAGATGAGGGCCATCAGAGCCATGAGCACCCCAAACACCACAATCCCAATCACGGGCACCTGCGTGCGGGGGTGCACTCTGGAGAACACCTGGAAAAAGAGCCCGTCCTCCGCCATGGCGTAAACAAttctggggagggagaagaggttgCTCAGCAGCACCGTGTTCAtcgctggggggggagggaaggataaAGAAAGAGAGAGGCCACGGGGTCAGAGTCAGAATCAGAGCCACACACCCGAACCTGCCCATGCCACCCTGGGGACCAGAGTTGGCTCAGGGACAAGGCAGCAGTGCAGTTCCTGAGCTCATGTGCACCTGCCAAGGAGTGCAGGGATCTCTCCCATGAGGAGGTCACAATCAGGCTCATCTGCTCACTCCAGTGGAGGCCATTGCTCCTCAGTGGTTTTAGATCCAGGACCCTGGAGCCCCAGAGAATACTTTGCCATCAGGAGAGATTGCCCGGGAGTAGGAACTCTATCCAGGACTCTGCTTCATTCCCTCAGTCCCAGGACAGATCAACAGGCAACCCCAGACAATGGGAGCAACTCCGAGGGGAGGCAACCTCCAAGGAGGTGGAGTTAGCACACAGCATTTACTATTACACAGCATTGCACAGTgtagttaagtgacttgcccgaggtcacactgAGAGTCAGTGGCAAACCTGGAAATGGAATACAGGGCTCGGAGCACAAACCAGTAGCCTGGCTATGACTCAGGCCCTGGAAACATGCAGTGCATAACCAGAGATGTTATTTCTTTCACGTACCCTGCCAGAGGACACAGGCCTAGCTACTAGCCCAGGGACTGGGGCACTGGGAGTCTGGACATGAGGTTTCAGCCTGTCCATACTTACCACAAATGGAACCAACAGCTACTATAAACCCTGCCCACGAGTAACCCCTTCTGTAAAACGCATCTGCCAGGGCAGCGTCAGGATCCAGAGTGTGCCAGGGCACCATTAGTGTCAGCACCACGGACACCAGTATATAGACCCCTGTGGCCAGGCCCAAGGAGATGGCTATTGCTCTGGGAACAGCCTTCTGAGGATTTCTGGCTTCTTCACTGGAGGCTGCTATGACATCAAAGCCTACAAAGGCATAGAAGCAGGTGGCCGTGCCTGCCATGATGCCCGACAGTCCATACGGAGCAAAGCCGCCTTCCTGGGCACTCCAGTTCTTGGGCTCTGCGAGAATGAATCCCATAATGAGGATGAAGAGGATCACACCCAAGCTGATGGCAGAGAACACATGGTTAAGCCAGGAGGACACTTTGGCCCCAAAGGAGATGAATGCTGTGGCTATCAGCAGGATGCCTGCTGCCAGGAAATCTGGGTAATGTGCCAGGAACGGCACCTGCCATGTGCCAATGTGGGTCTCGgtgaaattttttattttatgactAAATATGGAATCCAGGTAGCCACTCCATGCCCTTGCCACTGCAGCGCCCCCGATCATGTACTCCAGGAGCACATTCCAGCCAATCAGGAAGGCCCAGATCTCACCCATGGAGACGTAGGTGAACATGTACGCGGAGCCTGTCTTAGGCACCCGGGCACCAAACTCGGCATAACagagagcagccagcagagaggcaaAGCCAGCAATGATGAAAGAGACGATGACAGCAGGGCCAGAGATCTCCTTGGCTACTGTGCCCGTGAGGACATACAGGCCAGAGCCAACCATGCCCCCTATGCCCAGCAGTGTCAAGTCAATGGTGGAGAGGCATCTGTTGAAGGTTGTCTCCATCATGTCATCCTCCAGAGTTTTCACCCGGTTGAGTTTCTGGCAGAAGCGGGTTAGGTCCGCAGAGCGAGGCAGCCGGCCCGCCATCTCAGACAGACAGCCCTGCCCGCAGCAGGGACAGCGGAAGGATGGGGAGGGTCAGAGCAGCGTGTTGCACAGAAGTCTCCACGTCAAAGACCTAGCGAGAATTAAAGAAAGCATGAACCAGCCCCTTTCCCCCCTGTACACACGTGACCCAAACACGagccagctcctctccctccccgctccccacgGCCACACTTTAACTAACTCAGGTCCAGCAAGCACTAGCCAGGCTCTCAATTGTGTAACACCCAGCATCACATGACCAAGGATACTTCTCTCCAAACTCCCAACGattaccagcagggggcaggcaaGTGGCAAGGGCTCAGAAAGGTTTCAGTTTCCAGCCGAGCCCCTACAATCCCAGCGTCAGGCCTGCCTTGGCTGTTCCTCCAGGAACCACACTGGTTATGGGGAGCTGTGTGTTATGGCTGTACAGTGCAGCCAGGGAATCCAAGAGAAGTAGGGAAGAAGCAATTTTTTATTAAGTATGTATTGGTGTTCCATCAAAAAGTCCCTTCCCAGGAGGATTCCTGCTCACCCAGGAGTGCACCTGTCCTTTGTTAACAGACCACAGAATTGATTCCATACGTGTATCCACAAACCATTTACATGGGAGCCAATGACTTCTTTGAAATGGGTATTTTAGGCAGAGCTGGTAGCGTCACCTCTAGGGAAGCTGACGGACACTTTCAGTGATAAGACGTGTTTTCAGTTgcatataactttgccaaacattAAGGGTTTGGGCTGAAATTCCCAATGCTGGGTGTCTACCTCAGCCTGACTCTTTTTAGATGTTATCAGAAcctgttcagctgtttctgagaacaagattaagaggaaaaaatacattgttttgcctatGTGCACAAAACCCCGTACAACCATTTCACTGTGAAACTCTAGCCCCTCCAGGCTCTGAAGCAGGGCCTGACATTTGGCAGAGAGGTTACCCTATAGTccgggatgtgccttttgctgtcccatTGAAAACCTGCCCAAGTTTGGTCACATTTTAAGCCTTTAAGATTTTGGTTCACACATCAACACTCAGTAGAGACTGGCAGCATTATTATCTGAGACCAACTGCATGGTGCATGTACCATTCCCTCCCGGTGCACGTACATGCTGACCAGACTGATGGTATTCTGTCCCCACAGAGCATGCTCCACCCCAGGACAGTGGGGGCTCAGCAGGACTTTCCCTCTAAttcctcctcccagctgctgggggctgctgtggggacagGCTCAGGACAAGGCAGCAGTCTGGCTCAAATAAAAAGggtggaggagcagaggggggaaaagaggggcagaggctggagtaggagcagagggggagggggcagaagggtCCTCAATCATAAGAGgacactcccctccagaacctgtaactgaacccaggattcctgcaTCTCCACACTCCTCTGCTGTTAGCCAACAGctatgaaacccactggcaaagtggctGCTTCATCCCCCTTTAGTGGATGGTTCCTCGCAAGCGAACAGTCTGCTAATGctcagaggtctgtgctgtgcatctaaaggttccaactctGCTGGTGACCCAAGTACGGTCCAAAATGAACAAACAGAAATGTTattgtggcttttaaaaaaaaaatgtatgaaactacattttaaaaaaatctgtttctctcGTGCTGAATGTTTAGTGTATGTTTGTTCCTCCATTTTTTAAACTGCAGCTGAGTAAAACAACCTGCCTTGGAATTGGTGGTTTACAGCAATGAGCAGGATCAGCTCCCGAACAGATGCTGAGGGCCTCTGGCTAGCATGGTACTAGGGGAGGAGCTATGCTATGCACTCTTacgtgtgtaacccacacacctcctgggtgtggtttCTGTCCCATcaagtggcaccaagaccacttagagagagagattaatgagtctgctctacagccttaactaacagccacatggcttttagctcacgcagTAGAGGCTtgtgcactaagctccagagacccCAGTTCAATCCCACCCACCTGTGAcaggggtctgttggcattacacaaGGATATCTCAGAGATCTTCCTGGGCAAAGCACAATTCAGGAAAGGAGAAGACAATCTACAGACGGTGGCTGGGTGCAGGGAGAACAGATAAGGGATGAATTAGGCCCCCCTGTGTTTAAGCAGAAAATGTATCAACATTCCAGGTAGACAGAGTCACAGGTTTAAGATTAGAATGGACCCCCAGATCATCatgtctgaccttctgtatagcacaggccaccaacccctccagccacccccacaccaaacccaacaaccagaattagaccaacaTATTTCAGAccccaggagactagactattctgtgccacaggcagagaagaggagggaccCAGGGTGAACCAATGCCCGAGGCAATGGCAGGGAATCAATTTAGTGAGACATGCTGAGATCACTCTAGCAACTGACCCACACCCGATGCTGCTGAGAAAGATGAAAATCCCCCAAGGTCActgctaatctgacctgggggaaattccttcccaatcccaaatatggtgatcaattagaccctgagcatgtgagcaagactcaATAGCCAAGTCCTGAGAGAGAATTTGCAGAACCACCTGAGAGCACTGACCCATCCCATCTAGGTCCCAGATCCAGCcgtggccatctctgatgcttcagaggaaggatcCGTCTCACCCCAAACACCAGAATACATTGGGGGCCATTCCTTTCTGGCCTCTACAAGTGACCAGCTGAAGTCCTGAAGCACAggattttaggaacataagacatgaACTGGAAGAGACTACCATGGCTGCTGAGTCCTGCCCCCAATACCACAAGTAACCCCATCATACAATCTcactcataaatttgtcaagCTCTATCTTAAAACTAGTTATGGTTTTTTCCCACATAGCTCCTATTGGGAAGCTGTTTTTCCTCAATCTTCTGATGGCTAGAAAGCTTCTTCTAATCTCAGGCCTAAATTTGTTCATAGacagtttatccccatttgttcttgtgccaacattgtgctttagtttaaatagctcttcacccgcCATAAAATTTACCCACTTCCACTCCCCTTCCTCCCCGATGTAATTATAGAGTGCACAGatccctctcagccttctttttccAAGGCTAAAAAAGCCAAGCTCTTAATTTCCTCTACTAAGACAggctctccattcccctgattaacctagtagcccttctctgcatctgttccagctGGTGTGGGGGTTTTTGGTTttaacatgggtgaccagaagcgtacacagtattccagaggagGTCTTACCAGTgtcttgtacaatggcattaatacttcaaTATCTTTACAGAAAATGCCTTGCCTGATTCACCCGAGGATCACATTtgctttttcacagccacatcacattggcagctcacagTCATCCTACAATTAACCCACATACACAGGTCTCTTTCCTTCTTGGTCACGTCCAACTGATGAGCCtccagcttgtagcagaaattcttgttattagtccCTAGCTGCATGAGCTGGAactttgtactattaaatttcatcccatttctcttACCCCAGTCCTCTAGGTCATTCGGTTCTTCTTGTGTACTAGTCTGACCCCCCTCTGTACTGATGGTGCCCCTcaactttgtgtcatcagcaaatttcattagctcTCGTCCTACTTCTTGTGCCAAGGTccttaataaaaatattcaagattggccccaagactgatccttgagtaGCCTTCCGCCAGCCCATCATTCACTTTTCAGCACAACCCGTTGTCTTTTCTCCTTTAGCTAGTTACCACCTTACAATTCTTGTACAAACTCCCATCTTCTTCTGCTTCACTAATAACATAGTaccgtatcaaatgctttactgttATTAGATCTATGGCATTTCCCTCACCTAAAATATCAATGATCAAAGAAAGACATTGGGTTGGCTTGGCATTGTCTTCCTTTGGTAAACCCATGCTgcattcatagaatctcagggttggaagggacctcaggaggtcatctagtccaaccccctgctcaaagcaggaccaatccccaatttttgccccagatccctaaatggccccctcaaggattgaactcacagtcctgggtttagcaggccaatgctcaaaccactgagctaatcccccttgattgtgtccctttttccatttacttccatatatttaattattctttccttctcaatttattttaaagcctTATATACTACTGAGGTCAGACTAAGGGTATTTCtccacagcaactagacacctgcggctggcccgtgcctgccaactcaggctcatggggctcaggctgaggggtGGTTCCATTGCATTCCAGGCTCAAGCTGAAGCCAGggttctgggaccctgcaaggctccagcccgagcctggaagtctacagtTCAATGAAGCAGCCGAAGCTCCGCAAGCCCgagtcggctggcacaggccagctgcaggtttttctttgctgtgtagacagaccctgacAGGTCTATCATTGCCCAGatcactcccctgcccccctttctTAAGTATTACATTAGTGATTTGCCAGTCACATGGTACCACCCTCAGTTTGATAGTTTTATTAACATCCTTGCTACTGGATTTAAATTTCACGTGCCAGCTCTTTCAGTATTCTTGGATGGAAATTACTGGGTCCCCCCCAACGTGAGCACAGTAAGCTCTTAAAGTGTGGCTGCCGCCTCAGACGTGGCTTGGaattggcagggaggggaggagaacaaAGGTGACCAGGTGCTGCTTTTGTGCCTTCGTGTGTCAACCAAAGCATTCCAGGGGCTGCCCTACTTATGGTTCCTGCCTATGGAGCCATCCAGCAAACCAGGACAGCCAGAGCGCAGTGCCCGGgcaattcccctcccctcctccaccaacaCTCCTCTCCCAGCATGCCCCTAACCTTGGGGCAATGAGCAGCCCCCCCTTTAACATCAGTTGTCCTCCCCCCTTCACTAGGGGAATCCCTGTGCTTgggctccacccccttttatgcTAAACACACTATGTAAAGGACTTAGCACATGGCCCAGAATCAGGGCATTGGCTAGCACAGCAAAGAGCCCTAGTCTATCGACCTTCTGGGCACGCTGCAAAGATCATTGTTCCCGAGCTGCTTGAAACTGCAGGTCACAAAGATCTCGGgtcattcccagctgctgggctACTGATGTGAATTACTGGTCAATGGTGGCTACTGGACTAGTTCACTTTTATCACACATTTCCAGAGTGTCAGGAGTGCGTGGGCTCCTTGTACTGACTATATAACTGTATAACCCTAAACAAGTACAGTCAGGCAGTGAGGGGCCCTGTGCCATGCTCCCTATGAGATGATCGTCACTGGCCGGGCCTTGGGGACAGGGCTGCCCCTTTCTCCACCATACTGCTGAGGTGGTGAGAGCAGGCCCCGACTCAAGGTACGTCTATACTGCAGTCATTCCCTGTGATTGCAGTATAAACAGACCCTCACTGTCCCAGCTCCTGCGGTGTTCCCTCCTCTGGTGTGCAACCCACACCCACTCCAGGTGGCTCTGTCCCTCTCTAGTAGTGGCTTGCCCACATCCAgaggttgatgagcctgctaGAGCTTTGGCTAACAGAGCCGGTTCTTTCAGCTCAGTCAGAAGTGGTGCCTGCATTTCGAACCAGACAGCCCCAGTAACGGCGCTGCAGACCACCCACTTGGGGAATCGTGTaacaccttctccccatgcttcGGAGACCAGCCTCTCCCTCTATTCGGGGCCAGGCTGTCCCACTTGCCTGTCAAGCTCTCAGCTCCCTGAAGCCTCCCTAACCTCCCAGGACCAAACCACCCGTCCCAAGCTCTCTGCCCCACAGGGGTCTCAGTTCCCACACAACCCTAAGCTCCACCCACTACTCCCaacaaccctccctgctcccccagcctaACTATCCCCTCCCCCGGCTCTCAGAGCTACCCCAGCTCCTCCCAGGAGCCCTGAACCTGGTAGCTTCCTGACCCTGGCTCCTCTCCACCCATTGATCCAAGCTGCTCCGAGCTTCCCAGCTGCTTTTACCCTAAAGCCACTTGTTCAACCAGGGCGATAGCTcacccaggccccacccctcatATACCCACTGGCTCCAGCTATTGGTCCCTTAATTCCAgcctcctgctcctctggcctCAGCTTCTCCCCACCCGCCATTACCCACTGCCCTGCTTTCTCCAGCCCACCAGTAACACCATCCTCCAGTTTGCTTTCATCTGCCCCAATcgacccccaccccaggcctgaGGCCTCAGTTACTCTGCCCTCACTGGCTGCAGTgccctctgggggagggggaatgggttttttctcccccttcctgcaTCTTTCAGGGGTGGCCAGCTCCCTCTATCCCAAGGGACCACCAATGGAGCTTGACCACTAGCTCCAAATCCTCTGGGAACTCCAATTTTCAGGGGAAAGGATgcacccccctcccagcaccagggcaATGCCCAGACAGCAAACaagccagcccctcctgctcccagctggggccCAGGCAGACAGGCAAGCTGGGCAGAGATTTTTGTGCTCAGATACAGGTACTGTGGGAGCACAGGCAGACCCTGTCCCCAAGAGGactggctcccccttcccctcccagcctggccaTCTGGGGGATGCAGGGAGGAAGCTGGGAGATCAGCACCTGCTGCTACCTGTCCGGCTCGGGGTGGAAGCAGTTCTCCCAGACCCAGGCTAGCACGACTGAGCCGGAGGAGCAAAGGAACAGACGTCAGAGCCTCCGCCTCCAGTAGGTCTGCGCTAGCGCACGGTGCCAAGGGGGATGGGGTGCAAGGGCGGGGACCGGTCCTGTGCGCCCAGCCCCCAGcagtggggctggcgggggggcaccttccccctcccgccTGCCGCGACCCCACGGGGATGGGCCCGACCCTGGGCAGCACAGGTGCCGCGGTGCCAGGGGGTCGGGCCGCGCTTACCTGCCCCGGCGCCGGGCCGCAGAGAGGATCGTGCGTCTCTGGCCGTGCGGGCCGCCGCGCCCCGTGTGCGGGCCGCCGCGCCCCGTGTGCGGGCCGCGGG is a window of Natator depressus isolate rNatDep1 chromosome 15, rNatDep2.hap1, whole genome shotgun sequence DNA encoding:
- the SLC7A4 gene encoding cationic amino acid transporter 4, with the translated sequence MAGRLPRSADLTRFCQKLNRVKTLEDDMMETTFNRCLSTIDLTLLGIGGMVGSGLYVLTGTVAKEISGPAVIVSFIIAGFASLLAALCYAEFGARVPKTGSAYMFTYVSMGEIWAFLIGWNVLLEYMIGGAAVARAWSGYLDSIFSHKIKNFTETHIGTWQVPFLAHYPDFLAAGILLIATAFISFGAKVSSWLNHVFSAISLGVILFILIMGFILAEPKNWSAQEGGFAPYGLSGIMAGTATCFYAFVGFDVIAASSEEARNPQKAVPRAIAISLGLATGVYILVSVVLTLMVPWHTLDPDAALADAFYRRGYSWAGFIVAVGSICAMNTVLLSNLFSLPRIVYAMAEDGLFFQVFSRVHPRTQVPVIGIVVFGVLMALMALIFDLEALVQFLSIGTLLAYTFVAASIVVLRFQQEKSAAPPQPARSQPSPGPNEGTGPSELKEYESFSDKLQLVGTYKAKVHREPGKLKAAFEPYLEFLSDFHPGEVVTIAVVTLMVSAICLCSILVFGNTHLHLPIWSYSLLLLLFSLGFLLSMLLIWVHEQQQSTQTFQIPLVPLTPALSILLNIYLMLKLSYMTWLRFSIWLILGLLVYFGYGIWHSKENLRELTSCNVSARYVVFPSSSLEETVQAVQPNPQPSTGLSDMVTEEAKR